In one Serinus canaria isolate serCan28SL12 chromosome 2, serCan2020, whole genome shotgun sequence genomic region, the following are encoded:
- the LOC103827204 gene encoding transthyretin-like has product MAFHSAFLVFLAGLALCTEAAPLDPPDAKHPLSVKVVDSVRGSPASNVAVKLYKGAADGSWELLNSQQTNEKGGLPELTTKEQFVAGLYKLELDTASYWKSLGLNPFHQHADVVFTANDAGNRRYKIAVVLSPFSYSTTAVVSEPVE; this is encoded by the exons ATGGCTTTTCACTCtgcatttctggttttcttaGCTGGCCTGGCACTTTGCACTGAAGCTGCACCATTG GACCCTCCTGATGCCAAGCATCCTCTTTCTGTAAAAGTTGTGGATTCCGTCCGAGGAAGTCCAGCTTCAAATGTTGCAGTTAAATTATATAAAGGAGCTGCAGATGGATCTTGGGAACTGTTAAATTCACA ACAAACCAATGAAAAAGGAGGTCTCCCAGAGCTTACAACGAAAGAACAATTTGTAGCAGGGTTATACAAGCTTGAGCTTGATACAGCCTCTTACTGGAAGAGTCTGGGCTTGAATCCCTTCCACCAACATGCTGAT gtgGTGTTCACAGCTAATGATGCTGGTAATCGGCGTTACAAGATTGCTGTTGTCCTCAGTCCCTTCTCTTACTCAACCACAGCAGTAGTTAGTGAGCCAGTGGAATAA